One region of Desulfurobacterium indicum genomic DNA includes:
- the hemE gene encoding uroporphyrinogen decarboxylase, with the protein MKDHPILKAAKGEKTDYTPIWIMRQAGRYSAKYREIRAKAGSFMDLCRNPELAAEVTLLPIEEIGVDAAILFSDIFVPVEKMGINIEFVSGKGPVLSPVIKTVEDVENLKIPVPEDDLDYVLETISIIKSKLTDKPLIGFSGAPFTLASYILEGGSTKDYRAAKTTMWNNSKLWQALMDKLTAVVIEYLSSQINAGVDLVQIFDSWMGVLSAEDYKNYVFPYTKKIVDSLKDRHPDTPVIHFGVNSSHLIEINNRLNIDVIGLDWRTEIPFALERTDKSIQGNLDPVALFADEKIIEEKVRKILIEGLRAKGHIFNLGHGILPQTDPKKAKFLVETVHRIGKEIR; encoded by the coding sequence ATGAAAGATCATCCAATACTTAAAGCGGCAAAAGGAGAGAAAACTGATTACACGCCTATATGGATTATGCGACAGGCGGGTAGATATTCTGCTAAATACAGAGAAATAAGGGCAAAGGCCGGTTCATTTATGGATTTGTGTAGAAATCCTGAACTTGCGGCTGAGGTTACTCTTCTTCCGATAGAGGAGATAGGCGTCGATGCTGCGATTCTTTTTTCTGATATTTTCGTTCCTGTTGAGAAGATGGGTATAAATATAGAGTTTGTTTCTGGAAAAGGTCCTGTCCTTTCTCCGGTCATCAAGACGGTTGAAGATGTGGAAAATTTGAAGATTCCTGTTCCGGAAGATGATTTAGATTATGTTCTTGAAACTATAAGTATAATAAAGAGTAAGTTGACTGATAAGCCGCTTATAGGATTTTCAGGGGCTCCTTTTACGCTTGCAAGTTATATTCTTGAAGGAGGGAGCACCAAAGATTACAGAGCTGCAAAAACAACAATGTGGAATAATTCTAAGTTGTGGCAGGCTCTGATGGATAAGTTAACTGCCGTTGTTATAGAATATTTGTCGTCTCAGATAAATGCCGGTGTTGATCTTGTTCAGATTTTTGATTCGTGGATGGGTGTTCTTTCAGCAGAAGATTATAAAAATTACGTTTTCCCTTATACGAAAAAGATAGTTGATTCTTTAAAAGATAGGCATCCGGATACGCCTGTTATCCATTTTGGGGTGAATAGCTCTCACCTGATAGAGATTAATAACCGGTTAAATATTGATGTTATAGGGCTTGACTGGAGGACGGAAATTCCTTTTGCTCTTGAAAGAACAGATAAGTCAATTCAGGGGAATCTTGATCCCGTTGCTCTTTTTGCTGATGAGAAAATAATAGAGGAAAAGGTGAGGAAAATACTTATAGAAGGTTTAAGAGCAAAAGGCCATATTTTTAATCTCGGTCATGGGATACTTCCTCAGACTGATCCGAAAAAGGCAAAATTTCTTGTTGAAACGGTTCACAGGATAGGAAAAGAAATAAGATAA
- a CDS encoding amino acid ABC transporter substrate-binding protein, translating to MKKGDFKKLLSVVFLLVLAVVSFSCFSKSENKEEKTTTETTTSAVEQGQKAESSGKDVIVIGYTSSQTGKFATESREQSNGLKLWVKDVNANGGIYVKDLGKKLKVVLKSYDDESSKDRVQQLYTRLINEDQADFLISPYSSGLTASAAVVTEQYGKILIATGAASDKIFSKGYEYVYQIYTPASRYLTDAVDILKQKDPEVKKIAIVYENSNFAKSVATAAKKYAEENGFKVVLFESYEPGTTDFTSMINKIKASGAKAVIGGGHFTDGETLAKQINDAKLKIDLLSILVAPALPEFSEIGKAALYVTGPSQWESKVKFSKETTPSGYEFFGISAAQFVKEYKNAYGNVPGYHAAGGYTAGLVLERAIEDAGTLNSNKVKAALDNMDIYTLFGHIKFDTGEYHGRQIGHTMVIIQWLNKNGKLSKEIVYPEKAATAKIVIPYCSKF from the coding sequence ATGAAAAAAGGGGACTTCAAAAAACTCCTTTCTGTAGTTTTCCTCCTCGTTCTTGCCGTGGTCTCTTTTTCCTGTTTTTCAAAGAGTGAGAACAAAGAGGAAAAAACTACAACTGAGACGACAACATCAGCTGTTGAGCAGGGACAAAAGGCGGAATCTTCAGGAAAAGATGTCATAGTTATAGGTTATACTTCATCGCAAACGGGTAAATTTGCTACAGAAAGTCGTGAGCAGTCTAATGGTCTTAAACTTTGGGTTAAAGATGTAAATGCTAATGGTGGAATATACGTTAAGGATTTGGGCAAAAAGCTTAAAGTTGTTCTCAAGAGCTATGATGATGAGAGTTCAAAAGATAGGGTTCAACAGCTTTACACAAGGTTGATAAACGAGGATCAGGCAGACTTCCTTATTTCACCTTATTCTTCAGGTCTTACAGCTTCTGCGGCAGTTGTTACCGAGCAGTATGGGAAAATCCTTATTGCAACAGGTGCTGCTTCTGACAAGATCTTTTCTAAGGGTTACGAGTATGTTTATCAGATTTACACACCAGCATCACGTTACTTGACCGATGCTGTGGATATTCTAAAGCAGAAAGATCCTGAGGTTAAAAAGATAGCTATTGTTTATGAAAACTCAAACTTTGCTAAAAGTGTTGCTACAGCTGCTAAAAAGTATGCTGAGGAGAACGGATTCAAGGTTGTTCTTTTCGAAAGTTATGAACCAGGAACTACTGACTTCACATCTATGATTAACAAGATAAAGGCTTCTGGAGCTAAAGCAGTTATTGGCGGTGGTCACTTTACAGATGGTGAAACACTTGCCAAGCAGATTAACGATGCCAAATTGAAAATCGATCTTCTTTCTATCCTTGTTGCTCCTGCTCTTCCAGAGTTTAGTGAAATCGGTAAAGCTGCTCTTTACGTTACTGGTCCTTCCCAGTGGGAATCAAAAGTTAAGTTTTCTAAAGAGACAACACCTTCAGGCTATGAGTTTTTCGGAATTTCAGCAGCTCAGTTTGTAAAAGAGTATAAAAATGCTTACGGAAATGTACCAGGTTATCATGCGGCTGGTGGATATACGGCAGGCCTTGTTCTTGAGAGAGCCATAGAGGACGCCGGAACGCTTAATAGTAATAAAGTTAAAGCAGCTCTTGATAATATGGACATTTACACGCTTTTCGGACATATCAAATTTGATACAGGTGAATACCACGGAAGACAGATAGGTCATACCATGGTTATAATCCAGTGGCTTAATAAGAATGGTAAGTTAAGCAAGGAAATTGTTTATCCTGAAAAAGCAGCAACAGCAAAGATAGTTATTCCTTATTGCTCTAAGTTTTAA
- a CDS encoding branched-chain amino acid ABC transporter permease, with protein sequence MNVYVDALINGVLLGLIYGLAAMGLALIWGVMKVINLSHGAFITLGMFFSYVVFTSLHFPPYISVFMAIIVGLLAGVITYFTALHRVLNAGELSTLLSTYSVSLIIIGLLMFVFATTPKALNLGMNIFTAKMVAAGFSFVFSVILYYFLYKTDTGMAIRAVSQHPDASKLMGIDTVKILAFSFGLGVALAMAAGTLISMIFPFSVLSGGLYELKSFVICVIGGLGNPLGALIGGIVLGILENVFGLFVNQGIVPFIEFTILILILLYKPQGLLGGH encoded by the coding sequence TTGAACGTTTATGTTGATGCGTTGATTAATGGCGTTTTGCTGGGTCTTATTTATGGCCTTGCTGCCATGGGATTGGCTTTAATCTGGGGAGTGATGAAAGTTATAAATCTGTCTCACGGAGCTTTTATAACGTTAGGAATGTTTTTCTCTTATGTGGTGTTTACTTCCCTTCATTTTCCTCCTTATATTTCAGTTTTTATGGCTATTATTGTTGGATTGCTAGCAGGTGTGATTACTTACTTTACCGCACTTCACAGAGTTCTGAATGCAGGAGAGCTTTCTACACTTCTTTCGACTTATTCTGTTAGTTTAATAATTATTGGTCTTTTAATGTTTGTGTTTGCTACAACTCCGAAAGCCCTTAATCTTGGTATGAATATTTTTACTGCCAAAATGGTAGCTGCAGGTTTTTCTTTTGTTTTTTCTGTTATTCTTTATTATTTCCTTTACAAGACCGATACTGGTATGGCAATTAGAGCTGTTTCTCAGCATCCTGATGCATCAAAGCTTATGGGAATAGATACTGTTAAGATATTGGCTTTTTCTTTTGGCCTTGGTGTTGCTCTTGCAATGGCAGCAGGAACTTTGATTTCGATGATATTCCCTTTTTCTGTTTTATCAGGTGGACTTTATGAACTTAAAAGTTTTGTAATTTGTGTAATTGGAGGATTGGGAAATCCTTTGGGTGCTTTAATTGGTGGCATTGTTCTCGGGATTCTGGAGAATGTATTTGGACTTTTTGTTAATCAAGGGATTGTTCCTTTCATAGAGTTTACGATTCTTATTTTAATTCTTCTTTATAAGCCTCAAGGTCTTCTTGGAGGACACTGA
- a CDS encoding branched-chain amino acid ABC transporter permease, with translation MKKHLGFIVSLLIILACGAYPIVTGSPMAREDMFVMLSYIGLALSLNVLMGFTGYVSFGHVVFFGIGGYITFALIYHYGIGLIPALIAGGIVAALIAGLLGMAVLNLRGAYFAIATIGINEAFKTLISNIDYLGGAEGLFFNLRKAYSPYGGSQKALWYSFILLVIVTLAALIVSFLVKRSKFGLGLFSIREDEDAAKVLGINTKLYKTIAFMISAFFPGMIGGLFFFKNGSIDPNSAFHLLKSVEMIFMVMLGGIGTIFGPVVGALTYEEIRSYLLLNPAFKDLHLAISGVILLLIVLFIPDGIVGFLRRKIKFFKEVFE, from the coding sequence ATGAAAAAACATCTGGGATTTATAGTTTCCTTGTTAATCATACTTGCCTGTGGCGCTTATCCGATTGTTACCGGTTCTCCTATGGCAAGGGAAGATATGTTTGTTATGTTGAGTTACATAGGTCTGGCTCTTTCTCTTAATGTGTTAATGGGCTTTACAGGTTATGTTTCATTCGGTCATGTCGTATTCTTCGGCATTGGTGGATATATTACGTTTGCTCTCATCTATCACTATGGAATTGGGCTAATTCCGGCTCTTATTGCAGGAGGAATTGTTGCCGCTCTTATAGCGGGACTTCTGGGGATGGCTGTTTTAAATTTAAGAGGTGCTTACTTTGCAATAGCCACCATAGGTATTAATGAAGCGTTTAAGACTTTAATCTCGAACATAGATTACCTTGGCGGTGCTGAAGGTCTTTTCTTTAACCTTAGGAAAGCTTATTCTCCTTATGGGGGTTCTCAAAAGGCACTCTGGTATTCGTTTATCTTGCTTGTTATTGTTACTCTTGCGGCTCTGATTGTTAGCTTTCTGGTTAAGCGTTCAAAGTTTGGATTGGGTCTTTTTTCGATTAGGGAAGATGAAGATGCTGCTAAAGTTTTAGGTATAAATACGAAGCTTTATAAGACAATTGCCTTTATGATTTCTGCATTTTTCCCGGGTATGATAGGCGGTCTTTTCTTTTTTAAAAACGGAAGTATTGATCCGAACAGTGCTTTTCATCTGCTGAAGTCTGTTGAGATGATTTTTATGGTTATGCTTGGAGGAATCGGAACGATATTCGGTCCGGTTGTCGGAGCTCTTACTTACGAGGAAATTCGTTCGTATCTACTTCTCAATCCTGCATTTAAGGATCTTCATCTGGCGATTTCAGGCGTAATTCTTCTTCTTATTGTTCTGTTTATTCCTGATGGTATTGTCGGTTTTTTAAGAAGAAAGATAAAGTTTTTCAAAGAGGTATTTGAGTAG
- a CDS encoding ABC transporter ATP-binding protein, which produces MAEIILKVENLTKRFKGLVALNKVSFQVEKRKILGIIGPNGAGKTTLFKCITSVYKPTEGKVYFKGQDITDLPTFKKARLGIARTHQIVRPLKELTVLKNVMVGACFGKRYASLKEAEEIAIDVLKFVKLYDKKDIEAGKLNVPQKKRLELARALAGEPELLLLDEVLAGLTPGEVKEMVEIIKEIRNLGITILMIEHLMHAIMNVSDRIIVLDYGQKIADGTPEEVANDPKVIEAYLGDPEMALKLLKEKRDGE; this is translated from the coding sequence ATGGCGGAAATTATTTTAAAGGTTGAAAATCTGACCAAACGTTTTAAAGGTCTTGTTGCTTTAAATAAGGTGTCTTTTCAGGTAGAAAAAAGAAAAATCCTTGGCATTATAGGGCCTAACGGTGCAGGTAAAACGACACTTTTTAAGTGTATAACGTCTGTTTATAAACCTACTGAAGGTAAGGTTTATTTTAAAGGTCAGGATATTACGGATCTTCCGACGTTTAAGAAGGCAAGACTGGGTATTGCAAGAACGCACCAGATAGTTCGTCCTTTGAAAGAGCTTACGGTTCTTAAAAATGTAATGGTAGGGGCATGTTTTGGTAAACGGTATGCTTCTTTAAAGGAAGCGGAAGAGATCGCGATTGACGTTTTGAAGTTTGTGAAGCTTTATGACAAAAAGGATATTGAGGCTGGGAAGCTTAACGTTCCTCAGAAGAAAAGACTTGAGCTTGCCAGGGCTCTTGCCGGGGAACCGGAACTTCTTCTTCTTGATGAGGTTTTGGCAGGGCTTACTCCCGGTGAAGTTAAAGAGATGGTTGAGATTATAAAAGAGATAAGAAACCTCGGAATAACAATTCTTATGATCGAGCACCTGATGCACGCTATTATGAATGTTTCTGACAGGATAATTGTTCTTGATTACGGTCAAAAGATAGCAGATGGGACACCGGAAGAGGTTGCCAATGATCCTAAAGTAATAGAAGCTTATCTGGGGGATCCCGAGATGGCTCTTAAACTCCTGAAGGAGAAGAGAGATGGCGAATGA
- a CDS encoding ABC transporter ATP-binding protein: MANDIVLEVKNLEAGYDDVQVLWGVNLKVRRHSLTTIIGANGAGKTTTLKSICGLLKNVRGTVILNGEDISALPTHKRVDRGLVMVPEGRWLFPEMTVLENLRMGAFTKRARAKRDETLEWVYTLFPRLKERANQKAGTLSGGEQQMVAIGRGLMALPEVLILDEPSLGLAPNLVLDIFKIIQELKNEGLTVLLVEQNVHLGLAISDYAYVMENGKIIMEGTGSELENDPKVKEAYLGL; this comes from the coding sequence ATGGCGAATGATATTGTCCTTGAAGTTAAAAATCTTGAAGCTGGATATGATGATGTTCAAGTTTTGTGGGGAGTTAATCTAAAAGTTAGAAGACATTCTCTTACCACTATAATAGGTGCAAACGGTGCAGGTAAAACAACAACACTTAAATCTATCTGTGGACTTCTTAAAAATGTGAGAGGAACGGTAATTTTAAATGGAGAGGATATTTCTGCTCTTCCTACTCATAAGAGAGTGGATAGAGGTCTTGTTATGGTTCCTGAGGGCAGGTGGCTTTTCCCTGAAATGACAGTTCTTGAAAATTTAAGGATGGGTGCTTTCACTAAAAGAGCAAGGGCAAAGAGAGATGAAACATTAGAGTGGGTTTACACACTTTTCCCGAGGTTGAAAGAGAGAGCTAACCAGAAGGCAGGTACGCTTTCAGGCGGTGAGCAGCAGATGGTTGCAATAGGAAGAGGACTCATGGCGTTGCCGGAGGTTCTTATTCTTGATGAACCGAGTCTCGGCCTTGCTCCAAATCTTGTTCTTGATATTTTCAAAATTATTCAGGAACTTAAAAATGAAGGATTAACGGTTTTACTGGTTGAACAGAATGTTCATCTGGGACTTGCAATATCCGATTACGCTTACGTGATGGAAAATGGAAAGATAATTATGGAAGGAACAGGTTCAGAGCTGGAAAATGATCCTAAAGTAAAAGAAGCTTATCTGGGGCTTTGA
- a CDS encoding nuclease-related domain-containing protein: MSIILINRLIPDKKNYRWFGEIDAVIYGEGNVYCVEVKRYKGIIDFLQKKRVITKKSLIFKREIEIESGEIDDSKIVVYRKTYDYEDSKIYPNPMLRTKSRIEKLKEYLISKDRRFVKVAFIPVVAFCDGDSDISKIHSFDKGFIYVSEILDFIKFCKNKRFAEVYQSWIKDGIESLPTWDYIKNTEGEWIYGELVEDEFSCKTREDGIYRIPYCDVRAIFVHDLDSHYLLVVRKLDGSSEEIPVTKGKVKFNKFDRICEFSLKHIKEIYVGTKNFSFG, encoded by the coding sequence ATGTCTATTATTTTAATTAATAGGCTTATTCCCGATAAGAAAAATTATAGATGGTTTGGTGAGATAGATGCTGTTATTTACGGAGAGGGCAATGTCTATTGTGTAGAGGTTAAGCGGTATAAGGGAATTATTGATTTTTTGCAAAAGAAAAGAGTAATAACGAAAAAATCTTTAATTTTTAAACGGGAAATAGAAATAGAGTCAGGAGAAATAGATGATTCGAAAATAGTAGTTTATCGAAAGACATACGATTATGAAGATTCGAAAATATATCCGAATCCGATGTTAAGAACAAAATCTCGGATAGAAAAATTGAAAGAATATTTAATCAGCAAAGATAGGCGGTTTGTGAAAGTTGCCTTTATTCCTGTGGTTGCTTTTTGTGATGGAGATTCTGATATATCTAAGATTCACTCGTTCGATAAAGGATTTATTTATGTTTCTGAGATTCTTGATTTTATTAAATTTTGCAAGAATAAGAGGTTCGCTGAAGTATATCAGTCTTGGATAAAAGATGGAATAGAGTCTCTTCCAACGTGGGACTACATTAAGAATACAGAAGGAGAATGGATTTACGGTGAATTAGTGGAAGATGAATTTTCCTGCAAAACGCGGGAGGATGGTATTTACCGGATACCTTACTGTGATGTTAGGGCAATTTTTGTTCACGATTTAGATTCTCATTATCTTTTGGTAGTGAGAAAGCTTGACGGAAGTAGTGAAGAGATTCCTGTAACAAAGGGAAAAGTCAAATTCAACAAATTTGATCGTATTTGCGAGTTTTCTTTAAAACATATAAAAGAGATTTATGTAGGAACAAAAAATTTTAGTTTTGGTTAA
- a CDS encoding permease: MNKAEDKKKLKQDIIALIITIIATIFLLYTFPSKRAVVLTTSWKFFFEMVSILPAVMILMGLFAVFVPNDLIIKHLGETAGLKAILLGILLGTLPTGPLYVAFPMASALLKKGARISCIVAFLSAWACIKIPQEMVELQFLGFKFMIARLILTVFFVIIMSLIIEKFVKYQTV; the protein is encoded by the coding sequence ATGAACAAGGCAGAAGACAAAAAGAAGCTTAAACAAGACATAATAGCTTTAATTATTACCATTATCGCAACTATCTTTTTACTTTACACATTCCCTTCAAAAAGAGCTGTTGTTTTAACAACCTCCTGGAAGTTTTTCTTCGAAATGGTATCAATACTTCCTGCCGTTATGATACTTATGGGACTTTTTGCCGTTTTTGTTCCTAATGACCTGATAATAAAACATTTAGGAGAAACGGCAGGTTTAAAAGCAATCCTTTTAGGCATACTTTTAGGAACACTTCCAACAGGACCTCTGTATGTTGCATTTCCAATGGCTTCGGCGCTTCTTAAAAAAGGAGCAAGAATCTCATGCATCGTTGCATTTTTATCGGCATGGGCGTGTATAAAAATTCCTCAGGAAATGGTAGAACTTCAATTTCTGGGATTTAAATTCATGATAGCAAGACTAATACTGACAGTTTTCTTCGTAATTATAATGAGTCTGATTATCGAAAAATTTGTCAAATATCAAACCGTTTAA
- a CDS encoding permease, translating into MNSTALIINGLTLLCLIFAFKKDRQKAKKALKIALKASLRMAPMVIMVILIIGLMLGFIPKVTIARIVGEKAGLKGIIVVAFVGAILHIPSLISFPLAASLLKSGASITSVAVFITTLTMIGIVTLPLEIRELGKKLALLRNGFSFIIAIIIGLIMGAIL; encoded by the coding sequence GTGAATTCTACAGCTCTTATAATAAATGGACTAACGCTTTTATGCCTCATTTTCGCATTCAAAAAGGACAGACAAAAAGCAAAAAAAGCACTTAAAATAGCACTTAAAGCTTCTTTAAGAATGGCTCCAATGGTAATCATGGTTATCCTGATTATCGGATTAATGCTTGGTTTCATACCAAAAGTCACCATTGCCAGAATTGTTGGTGAAAAAGCAGGACTCAAAGGAATAATTGTCGTCGCTTTCGTCGGAGCAATACTCCACATACCTTCTCTTATTTCGTTTCCTCTTGCTGCATCTCTGTTAAAAAGTGGAGCCTCTATCACATCAGTTGCTGTTTTTATAACAACACTCACAATGATAGGGATCGTCACACTTCCCCTTGAAATAAGAGAATTAGGAAAAAAACTGGCACTACTAAGAAACGGATTTAGTTTCATAATTGCCATAATAATAGGTCTTATAATGGGAGCAATACTATGA
- a CDS encoding TolC family protein has translation MKKVVAALLMIPSLSMAKGLTLSQLIEKAITNNPEIKIARKEEKISQYQYREAIGKFFPSINLEYKKFSHSDAPEMSFSLPPLPPTSFPLLEKHYHDFQATLTQPLFTGGYLFYNAKLKKAAETAQFYKFQDCVAKVIAEVKKDYYTLSEAKTAVKIAEDYVKAAKNHLRDAKAFYDEGIVARRDYLEAEVKYREALEALTKAKSFYTVALEKLKTDTGIQEENIEVDKLSYKPVNYNESELIEKAFQSNPLLMALRKMKEGANYGVKMSYSQFLPKISVIMGYEKTDQYPGIGEFDETFGALVVQIPIFEGTQRYWRTLEAKENSKKVSLTLKQAKDKIKLGIIAAFSQLKSAESRIKTAQTMVEQAKELLRDSKERYKAHVGTSTEVCDAIAYYVKAEGTLNSAIADYNRSLAELEYFTGGLPASQPPIK, from the coding sequence GTGAAGAAGGTAGTAGCAGCACTGCTGATGATTCCGTCACTGTCAATGGCTAAAGGACTGACACTAAGTCAGCTTATAGAAAAAGCAATTACCAACAATCCGGAAATAAAAATAGCAAGAAAAGAAGAGAAGATAAGTCAGTATCAATATCGAGAAGCTATAGGTAAATTTTTTCCTTCTATAAACCTTGAATACAAAAAATTTTCTCATTCTGATGCGCCTGAAATGAGTTTTTCGCTTCCACCGCTCCCTCCAACAAGCTTTCCTTTACTGGAGAAGCACTACCACGACTTCCAGGCTACTTTAACCCAGCCTCTCTTTACGGGAGGCTACCTTTTTTACAACGCAAAACTTAAAAAAGCCGCAGAAACCGCTCAATTTTACAAGTTTCAGGACTGTGTGGCAAAAGTAATAGCAGAGGTTAAGAAAGATTATTACACCCTATCAGAAGCAAAAACAGCCGTTAAAATTGCAGAAGATTATGTAAAGGCAGCAAAAAATCATTTAAGAGACGCAAAAGCTTTTTACGACGAAGGAATAGTCGCAAGGAGAGACTACCTGGAAGCGGAAGTTAAATACAGAGAAGCTCTGGAAGCATTAACAAAGGCAAAAAGCTTTTACACCGTTGCTCTTGAGAAATTAAAAACAGACACCGGCATTCAAGAAGAAAACATTGAAGTGGATAAGCTTTCTTACAAACCTGTAAACTACAACGAATCAGAACTCATAGAAAAAGCCTTTCAAAGCAACCCACTTTTAATGGCACTAAGAAAAATGAAAGAAGGAGCTAATTATGGCGTTAAAATGTCCTATTCTCAATTCTTACCTAAAATTTCCGTTATTATGGGATACGAAAAAACAGACCAGTATCCTGGAATAGGAGAATTTGACGAAACATTCGGAGCACTGGTTGTTCAAATACCAATATTCGAGGGAACTCAAAGATACTGGAGAACACTTGAAGCAAAAGAAAACAGCAAAAAAGTATCTTTAACACTTAAACAGGCAAAAGATAAAATCAAGCTTGGAATTATAGCCGCATTTTCACAACTTAAAAGTGCTGAATCAAGAATAAAAACTGCTCAAACTATGGTAGAACAAGCAAAAGAACTTTTAAGAGACTCAAAAGAACGTTACAAGGCACATGTAGGAACATCCACGGAAGTCTGTGATGCCATTGCTTACTATGTGAAAGCCGAAGGAACGCTAAATTCAGCCATTGCTGACTATAATAGATCCCTGGCCGAACTCGAATACTTTACAGGGGGACTTCCTGCTAGCCAACCTCCTATCAAATGA
- a CDS encoding DHA2 family efflux MFS transporter permease subunit, which translates to MNRKTLIIGLLIVMGMFMTLLDTTIVDIVIPHMMSAFDAKTEDVQWVIIAYMIASAVSMPVVGWLGGKIGHRNTYILGISLFTTMSALCGIAPNLQSMILGRVIQGVGEGLAVPMALTLLFEIFPPDKKGLAMGMYAIGAAFGPSLGPTIGGYLTEHMDWRWVFYVNVIPGILVVYFLTLLLENVKEEEHDDLFDITGFSLLSISLTTLLIALSKGNSWGWHSEKVVLLFYTSIITAVAFVYVELKVKSPLINLKLFKYDFFTYSSISRVLFGMGLYASYFMLPLYLERLRGFSTIDAGEILFFPAFLTGIVSLITGVLIDKKLISLKTAIISGILIFIYGTHLQSRLDLVMGKTQIILLLLPWGIGMGIFFPALAQVALADFKGEMLRQSSALQNLLRLVGGSIGTSLATFILTSTKDGHSVNMTERISSAAPQITDYMAKVKAYLYYFRSTPLPLLEAKAKAILGFLFLKNAFWISFRDVFFFATVCGILSIIPAIFIKPKEEKSEEGSSSTADDSVTVNG; encoded by the coding sequence ATGAATAGAAAGACGCTGATAATAGGTCTTCTAATAGTTATGGGAATGTTCATGACACTCCTTGATACTACAATCGTTGATATTGTCATTCCCCACATGATGAGTGCTTTTGACGCAAAAACAGAAGACGTTCAGTGGGTCATAATCGCATACATGATAGCATCCGCCGTCTCAATGCCGGTAGTAGGATGGCTCGGCGGAAAAATAGGCCACAGAAATACATACATCCTTGGGATTTCTCTTTTTACAACGATGAGTGCTCTTTGCGGTATTGCTCCTAACTTACAATCAATGATTCTGGGAAGAGTTATTCAGGGTGTCGGAGAAGGGCTCGCAGTGCCGATGGCCTTAACGCTTCTGTTTGAAATTTTCCCCCCTGATAAAAAAGGACTCGCCATGGGAATGTATGCAATCGGAGCTGCCTTCGGACCTTCACTGGGACCTACAATAGGTGGATACCTTACAGAACACATGGATTGGCGGTGGGTATTTTACGTTAATGTAATTCCCGGAATTCTGGTTGTTTATTTCCTTACACTACTCCTTGAAAACGTGAAAGAAGAGGAACACGATGACCTTTTCGACATAACAGGATTTAGCCTTCTTTCAATCTCTTTAACAACCCTTTTAATAGCACTTTCCAAAGGCAACAGTTGGGGATGGCACAGCGAAAAAGTTGTTCTTCTGTTTTACACATCCATAATTACAGCAGTAGCTTTTGTCTATGTGGAACTAAAGGTCAAATCACCTCTTATAAACCTGAAACTTTTTAAGTATGACTTCTTCACATACAGCTCCATTTCAAGAGTTCTATTCGGAATGGGACTATATGCATCCTATTTTATGCTTCCGCTATATCTTGAAAGGCTTAGAGGTTTCTCTACAATTGATGCCGGAGAGATTCTGTTTTTTCCTGCATTTTTAACCGGAATTGTCAGTTTAATTACAGGAGTTTTGATAGACAAGAAATTGATAAGCCTTAAAACAGCCATTATTTCTGGAATCTTAATATTTATCTACGGTACACATTTACAGTCCAGACTTGACCTTGTAATGGGAAAAACGCAGATAATTCTCCTGCTTTTGCCATGGGGTATAGGAATGGGAATATTCTTCCCCGCTCTGGCACAGGTAGCTCTTGCCGATTTCAAAGGAGAAATGTTGAGACAGTCCTCAGCACTCCAAAATCTACTAAGACTCGTGGGAGGCAGCATAGGAACATCACTCGCAACATTTATATTAACTTCAACAAAAGACGGACACTCTGTAAATATGACCGAAAGAATATCCAGTGCAGCCCCTCAGATAACAGATTACATGGCAAAGGTAAAAGCTTATTTATACTATTTCCGTTCAACTCCCTTACCTCTACTTGAAGCTAAAGCAAAAGCGATACTTGGCTTTCTGTTCTTAAAAAATGCTTTCTGGATATCTTTCAGAGATGTTTTCTTCTTTGCAACAGTTTGTGGTATTCTCTCAATTATTCCCGCTATTTTCATAAAGCCGAAGGAGGAAAAAAGTGAAGAAGGTAGTAGCAGCACTGCTGATGATTCCGTCACTGTCAATGGCTAA